GATTACATTCTTGCCGGTATACTTCGGAGCACTCCCACCGATCGGCTCAAACATTGAAACGCCTGACGGATTGATATTTCCTCCAGCTGCAATACCCATACCGCCCTGTGTAATAGCTCCCAGATCGGTAATGATATCACCGAACATGTTACCAGTAACAATAACATCAAACCATTCAGGATTCTTTATCATCCACATACAAGTGGCATCAACATGATAATAGTCACGTCTGACATCCGGATAATCCCTTTTGCCGATTTCATGGAATGCTCGCTCCCAAAGATCATATACATAGGTTAAAACGTTTGTTTTGCCACATAGAGCCAGTGTATTTCTTTTGGCCCGTTTTTTTGTATATTCAAATGCCCATTTCAAACAGCGCTCGACCTGATAACGATTATAGACCATTGATTGCACTGCAACCTCATTTGGTGTACCTTTCATAGAAATTCCGCCGATGCCCGTATAAACTCCGCCCGTATTTTCACGGACAACAACATAGTCAATCTCATCAGGTCCCTTATCTTTTATCGGTGTTGGAACGTTTTCATAAAGCCTCACCGGTCTAAGGTTAATATACTGATCAAGCTCAAATCGGAGTCGAAGGAGAATTCCCTTTTCAAGCACACCAGATTTTACATCAGGATGACCAATCGCACCCAGATAAATTGCATCGAATTGTCTCATCTCGTCAATAGCAGAATCAGGAAGCACTTCACCC
This genomic stretch from Spirochaetota bacterium harbors:
- a CDS encoding 3-isopropylmalate dehydrogenase, which codes for MRIYKVAVIGGDGTGPEVIREGVKVLKAVADRENFRFEFTDYNFGGERYLRTGEVLPDSAIDEMRQFDAIYLGAIGHPDVKSGVLEKGILLRLRFELDQYINLRPVRLYENVPTPIKDKGPDEIDYVVVRENTGGVYTGIGGISMKGTPNEVAVQSMVYNRYQVERCLKWAFEYTKKRAKRNTLALCGKTNVLTYVYDLWERAFHEIGKRDYPDVRRDYYHVDATCMWMIKNPEWFDVIVTGNMFGDIITDLGAITQGGMGIAAGGNINPSGVSMFEPIGGSAPKYTGKNVINPMSAISAGQMMLEILGEENASMIVEEAMKNTILKMDGMGAGNMGMSTSELGDDVANNVATI